Within Anolis sagrei isolate rAnoSag1 chromosome X, rAnoSag1.mat, whole genome shotgun sequence, the genomic segment GGCACCTTTCACCTTTTTAAAAGGATATTTAACTAACACGGAAGAAATGCTTCTCATTTCAGGATAAGTGAACAAGAACTACTTATATTTTATACTCGGCCCAGGTTGTAAACAATTCTTAGCCAGATTATGGCCATAGGGATCCAGAAGTATGAGTCTCCAGTGATGTGATGCTAAGGCTGGGTGGGCAAGCCATGATCATGTTCCAGATGCCAGGAGTctcttggcctcttgtaagcctaaccttctctatctttctcttgTTCTCTCACTCATATAGGCTACCCGTTCAATGATGTCTGCCAATGGTTCATCGACAGAGCTGACCTCATCTTTGTGGTCTTTGACCCCACCAAGCTAGATGTGGGCCTTGAGCTGGAGATGCTCTTCCGCCAGCTGAAGGGACGGGAATCTCAGATCCGGATCATCCTGAACAAGGCGGACAGCCTGGCCACACAGGAGCTCATGCGTGTTTACGGAGCCCTGTTCTGGAGTCTGGCCCCGCTGATCAATGTCACAGAGCCTCCCCGGGTCTATGTCAGCTCCTTCTGGCCCCTGGACTACCACCCTGACACCCACAGAGAGCTTTTCCTGAAAGAAGAGATCTCCCTCCTGGAGGATTTGAACCAAGTGATTGAGAACAGGCTGGAGAACAAGATCGCCTTCATCCGCCAGCATGCCATCCGGGTTCGCATCCATGCGCTCCTCGTCGACCGCTACTTGCAAACATATAGGGATAAAATGACCTTCTTCAGTGATGGGGAGCTGGTGTTCAAGGACATTGTGGAGGATCCAGACAAGTTCTACATCTTCAAGTCCATCCTGGCGAAGACCAATGTCAGCAAGTTTGACCTCCCCAACCGTGAGGCATACAAGGACTTCTTTGGGATCAATCCCATCAACACTTTCAAGCTCCTGGCCCAGCAGTGCTCCTACATGGGAGGGTGTTTCCTGGAGAAGATTGAGAAGGCCATCACCCATGAGCTGCCAGACCTCCTGGGTAGCATTGGCCTGGGGAAGAAGCCCAGTGTCCTCTCCTGTGACACAACAGGCTGTGGCGAAGCCCCCAAGAACCGCTACAAGAAACATTAACAGGCTGCCCAGTGTCAACCACTCCCCCATTCTTGTTGGTGAATGAGCTTATGTCTTATCTGTCCAAGAAGCCAAGGTCTGCAAACCCTTCAACTGCCACATGACATGTGGCAAGAGCTAATGTACCATGAGGACTTGGAGTCCCTGACATCATCGGCAGGGAAGCTAGGTGGGCCCAGAGGAGAGAATAAAACACTGTGAATACCTGACTGTTCTTATCTAATCTTTATCattttgaggaggaggaggagaccatgaacTAAGCAGTAGATAAAAGAGAGGTATGTGTCTTAGAGCCAGCTGCCCTTGAGAGCAGCCCTAAGCTCCCATGCAGGAGGGAGTGTGGAGAAAGGGCTACAGAGGCCAGCTCTTCCCATCTGGAGAGGTATGAGCAAACACTGCCTCCATCAGTAAACATATACAATGTTCTTACAGAATCTTTCACATGGGATTGAGGACCACAGAATTCATCACATTTCTCTCCACCCTTTTCCTTTTGGGCCTCACAGCTTCCCAGCACCTGCTCTTCATGGGCAGCGAGTCCCCATCTGAGCTTTCCTATCTGAGTTCTGCCTTTTCCATAAGCTGAATTCAAggcattccctccctccctggctaaAAAATAAAGAGAGAGATATCCCCCAGCATGGATGGGCTCCTAGGTGGCTATCCCAGAGGGTGGCTTCTGAAGCTTGGCCCTTTGAGAGTCCTGTCTGAAGTAGAGGCTGTTTTTGTGTGGAGTGTGCTGGTATGACCATTTCCATTGCTAGTGCTTGATGTGTTTGGTGGCATTCTGTCCTGTGCTTGCTGGTACCTGAGCCCCAGCATTGCCTCCTGCCTCTTAGCATCTCCTGCTgatattgttgctgctgctgcttttcttCCACCTGCTCACTGTGGCTTAAAATATGGGTTGTCTCTACCCACAACATGTCTGTTATTGCTTCACAGTTGAAATGTCTCCCCATATCCCAGCATCTTGCTTAGTGTTCATCTTCAATGGCTATTTCTTGCTTTTGGACAGAGGTCCCTCCTTTTGAAGGACAAAGGAGACAGATCCTCTTGCTAAAGAAGTGTTAGCCTTCAAGTGGAGACAAGAGGGGCCTAAAAGGCAGCGAGTGGCAAATAGTAAGCCTTACGCCACAAAGCCTTGCCCCACAAGGGAGTGCTTTATGCCTGAGAAGGTAACCTCCAAGGAGTATGGCATTCAGCTACTCTGGAGGTCTTGATATAGGATGCTTATGCTCCTTCCTTACCCAAATTCAAGAATGCCTAAGTGAAGTGTAGATAAACAAAAGAGAAAGACAGACGTGATgatggaaaaggcaaagagaaagtAGGTGCCTTCACTGGTGGCTGGTTTGCTCCCACCACCACCCACAAAAGGTAAAGTTTGGGAGACAGGATCAGGCGAATCCGTGAAAAGCAGCTCAGCACTACATCACAGCTAGAGGAAAGAGGTTGCTATGGAACCCACCAAATCAAACCTCATGATAAAGTTGGATTTAAAAGATTCCTGTCTTGAAGTCTATTCCAGGATACGGAGGAAAAGTGTGAGCTGCTCCCTGCAGGGCACCATGGGATACAGAGTGCCAGGAGGGAGAAAAGTGTTGGAACTGGGCTCTGTTAGGTGGACAGATTTCAGGATGGAAATAAATGGTGGTGAGAAGGATTTGGGCTTGGAGCACTAAGGAATGGGGACAGCTAAGCCGGCAAAGAAGCGTCATGGGAACTGGCACCCAGAAGACTATAGCTATGAGCCAGTGAAAAGAGAAGTATTCGACCGATCCAAAGTCACTGCCTACTCCCCTcctcttccattcttctcttgtaCATTATCTTCCTGCTATTGATCTCCTCTTACCAGCTGCTTCCCACCCTGCAGTGTTTTCTCCAAATTAGACTCTCTGTCCTTGTCAATAGTTCTACATCTTTATCCCCACAACGGATGGAGCAGAAAGAACTGCTGTTACTGCTCACTCCTCAAAGGAACTCTGGGTTGTCATCTGAGGAACAACAGCCCAGTTAGTGCCCTCCATTTCTCCTGTTCATTCTTTAATATCCTTGTCTTTTCCTTCCCTCGTGTCTCCTCATGTTCTTGCATCTTCCTTGCCACCTtccctcttctgaataaatgtcTTGGAAATCGTGTGCAGTCAGACCAGGTCACGTTCTGCAATGCGCTCTCTTAGCAGCATGCTCAGCTTGAAGTGCCAGCCTAAAGTGACATGCTGGTGGCAAGGGCCATGTTGCATAAAAATCCGCAGGGGCGGGTTTTTCATCGCCTGCTATGAAGACGGGTGCTGAGAAATAGTAAGAACCAGCAGCCCAAATCTATGCAGATCTTCTTATGTAAATGGTAGAACTCATCTCAGCTGCTGAGAAGATGCGTCTGGCTTGTGATCAAAGCTTTAACAAGCACCAAATAGAAGTATCTTGAGTGCCTGAAGACTCCCTTATCACTCTAGGGCCCGCAGGTCTTGGTCTTGTCCactttgttgtgtgtcttcaagccctTCCCAATTTACGTCAGCCCCAAGACAAACCAATCATGAAGTGTTCTTGGCAGGATTTTGCTTCCCCTAAGGCCGAGAGGATGCGACTTTCCCAAGAAGGGCTTCCGTGGCTAAGCAGGGGCTCACACACTggctctccttctccccttcagcCTTAAGTAATGTGTGCTTTGCATTCTCATCATAGCCATCCTGAGCCTCTCAGAAACAGTGGTGATTCCAGCACCAAAAGGTAGTCCTTTTGGGGGACATCTTTGCCCTCAAGTATCTGGCTGTGGTTGTTTTTCCAAACAGGCACAAACCAAGGAATTGCCAGGACAGCTGGCTCCTAGTGTCCTTATCCTGGCTCTCCTCCATCTTGGGAATATGCTTGCTGATCTTCTCAGGAGGAGCTTGTGTAGCTCTCTGTATGGTTAGATTAACTAAAAAACCTTCTTCCACTGTTGTGTGCTTCTTTTGAACAGGATTTTGGACAGATACATTTAAAGGATATTACATAGCTGTAATATGTTTCCAATATAGCGGTTCACAGTAATCATCTGTTTTTGGAGAGACCATGTACATCAGCCATTCTAATAAATTCTGATATTTTCCAATCATATActttggtgctttgcttctgtcAATGAGTAGATCCCTTAAAACTGGAAAGGAGGAATGTGGGGTACATAAAGTGGAGAAGGATGGTTTTGGGTGGGCCTCCACAATGTTCTCGCATGGTCTGTCTCACAGCATTCCGGACAATTGAACACTGGGAGGGCTGGGATCGGGGAAGTACTGGAGGCACCCAGCAACGTCTTTTAAAAGTTATTACAGTGTACCGCTGTAATAACTTTGATGAGGGTGGATATTGCAGTACCCACATCTATTTCTCTGAAGCTGTGTGCTGCACTTCATGGGCTGAGGTTCTAATGATGCTGAGATTAATGAAGGGGTTCCCCCTCCGTCTGCAGTGGGGAAACAGGGAGGAAGCCATTCAGGCTGCATGTGCAAGCAGTGGCCAGGAAGTGGCGAGACCACATCAGGGAGATACTGAGATTTCCCACTTCCTTTGTGCTTGGTGAGTTATTAGCTCGGTCTCAGCACTGATTCTCTCTTGCTGCCAACGCTTAAGAAGTCAAGTTGTTGCAAACGAATTCAGTAAGTGGCGTGAGGGTTGTTTTCCCCTTTGTTCTGAAAAGAAACCCCAAAGTTTGCATCACCAGCATATGGGATTTTTCTCAAAAACCAGAACCCCGAAATGGACCGCAAAACCTGCGGTTCCATGGATACCCAGAAATTAAGTCCGCAATGACCTTTCCCCCAGTTTCAGGCAACTTCCAAATGAACTCGCTAAAGTTTGCACAAGCAGGGAATCGCCCACCACTTACTGCAGGTAAAGACATAATCCCCTCACAATATCTTGATTGTCACATAATAGGCTTAAACAAAGCCAAAGGGCTTTCCCGAGATTTTATCTAACTCTATCCCTGGGAACACTTCCCGATCCCCATCGCCAGATCAGACCCTTTCCTGAGGTCTCCACTGCGGTTGTTCCAACACCACTCAAACTCATTATTTGGCTAGccaaaacccattgtcctattttggACAGACACCAACCCTGTCCGTATTCCCATTCCATCTGCACCCCTTCCATAGGCAGACCACCAGACTTCAAAACAACCACCAGACTTCAAACCAAGCAATGATGGTTTATGAAATTTACCACCACAACCTGTAAGCCAATTGATAGCAACGACGGACGGTGTGTCTGCACCAATCAATGAGTGGACCCTGGCTGGCTCCAGTCTGGCCCAATCAGTGCCCAGAGCggcaaaatcccccccccccaatagctgtcaaagtgctataaataacCCTGTATGTTTGCAATTGCGCTTGCTTCCGTCTGTGGAGCAGAGACTGCTGATGTCCACTTTGGCCAAGTTGAATTAACACATCTGttctttgccttcaacccatccGTGTCTTATTCAGTCATttggagctatttatttatttatttaaaagttttgtataccgaccttctcacctctcttgagggactcagactggtttccaaccataatatcacatacaatcaataaaacatcataatgcatattacagtaaaacattaaaacagcaattacaatcaataactataatggtcagtcgtcacactaaaatcgttgctcatcatccatccatatctcaggtttttggctcactcgtcgaatgcctgtctccataaccaagtcttcacctgtttcctaaatgtcaggatagaaggggcggttctgatctccagtgggagagagttccagagtcgaggggccaccaccgagaaggccctgtccctcgtccccactagacacgcttgcgaggccggtgggaccgagagcagggcctctccagatgatcttaataatcttgatggttcataggggagaatacgtttggagagctAGGTACACTAGGCCTCTGAACCTGCAGTTCTTGCGGAGCTGAAATCACTGAACAGGAGAAAGACCTAATGGATCAACATGTCTGAAAGGTGGGCTCCTGACATCATGATCCTATGGATTGTGAAGCGTGTGGATTCCCCATCTGCATAGGATTGGCTGGAGAGAGTGACAGCTGGGATGTGGGGAAAAGAGGGGAGAAGTGGAACGCCGTGTGCCAACCACCAAGGACTTTGTGTGGGAGCCAAGGATGGGAAGCCGGAGCCGGAAGAGACGACAGAACGCCACACGAGGCCAAACACACCAAGGCAACAGTGATaagtgcaggcaggcaggcaggcgatgatggagacagagagaaacagaagaaaaacGGCAGACACTTAATTGCTCCTTGACTTCATAAGGCAACCTGTTGTCTTCCCCACGGAATGAGGGTTCCTCTTGAGAGCGGCAATTAATGAGTGATAACAGGGCCCAGGGACAGCTATTAACAGTTGCCAGGTATTTATACCATATGGCACTGGGATCTGAGAGCAAAAGGTGGCATCAGTCAGCAATTGCCGAGTCTAAAATGAAAACCAAGGAAAATAGAAGTATTTGGCATTGCTGGCTGGCCACCAGCTTATAagcaagcctttgacaacaagCATTGTGGGAGTTACGGCATGAACAGGGTCTGTAAGGACACAGGTATGGTTATCCTAGATCAGATCAACAGCACCTCTCCTTTGACATTATGTCTGCCAGCCATGTTCCTTTCTAAAGTGAAGCCCACTGAAAATCTTCTTTGCCACTAATGAACAACCAACGCTctgagggaggggtccccaaacttttaaaGCTGGTTTGTGGTCCTTGAGACTGTTggggggccagactatagtttgagagaaacattaacaaattcctatgcacattgcacatgtcTTATTCATAgtgaaaacaaacacacaatattTACTCAGACCAACTGGAGCTATTGTAAAGAATACCTAAAGAATATTCAGAAATAAAagaccaacaacaataataataactcaaaCAAAAAACAGGAAATATGGAATTTAAACCAATAAATGACAATCGAAATATTTAATAACGTAACCCCTCTGTGGACCAAACGGAAGTGACCAGCAATTTACCCCCTCCTTaaccccctttccctccccccctcGCCCCACACTCCCCgccctccccttccctttacCTCCCTTATGTTTTACCCTACTATTGACTTTAGTGTCTTAaatttctaagctttcctttctacgtattgttccccctctttcgatgttataATCTCATGAAAATCAATAAAGAAtataaaacaccaaaacaaacacacaatatttaaaatgaagagcaattttaacaaacataaacttaccagtgttTCAATGTGAAGTGTGGATCTGATCTGGCTGATGAgtgagtcaagttaattaggattgctgtcgttgtgtgccttcaaatcattctaGACTCAGGGTGACCCTAAAGGTTAGGGCGGAGGCCAGGTTAAGAGCCTTGTCAGGCCGTATCCTGCCAAAGGGCCTCATTTTTGGGACCCCCTC encodes:
- the LOC137097894 gene encoding sarcalumenin isoform X3; translated protein: MRGLGLFCCCCVAPLFLLILASAEEAEEAVAESAKRDRSHIESTLKLKEEKPADDYSATLQRLRKIYHTSIKPLEQSYKYNELRQHEITDGEITSKPMVLFLGPWSVGKSTMINYLLGLDDTPYQLYTGAEPTTSEFTVIMHGPKLKTIEGIVMAADSARSFSPLEKFGQNFLEKLIGIEVPHKLLERVTFVDTPGIIENRKQQERGYPFNDVCQWFIDRADLIFVVFDPTKLDVGLELEMLFRQLKGRESQIRIILNKADSLATQELMRVYGALFWSLAPLINVTEPPRVYVSSFWPLDYHPDTHRELFLKEEISLLEDLNQVIENRLENKIAFIRQHAIRVRIHALLVDRYLQTYRDKMTFFSDGELVFKDIVEDPDKFYIFKSILAKTNVSKFDLPNREAYKDFFGINPINTFKLLAQQCSYMGGCFLEKIEKAITHELPDLLGSIGLGKKPSVLSCDTTGCGEAPKNRYKKH